The DNA region AAGAGGGGAccagatggtggtgccgtAGCCGTGGTGCTTGTACAGATCCGCGTACTCGACCTCGAAGCGCTCGCGGTGGAAGGCGTTGTATTGTGGCTGCTCGACAACGGGGGCGATGAGGTTGTGCTTCTCGGCCAATCTGATGGCATCGGTGATCTGAGCGGCGGACCACTCAGAGGTGCCCCAGTAATAGGCCAAGTTGAGGTTGCGGATCACCTGGGTGAAGGCCTCGACGATCTCGAGCATGGGAACGGTGGGATCGGGGCGGTGGGCAAAGACGACATCGACGTAGGGCTGCTGGAGGCGGGCAAGTGACGACTTGAGACCCTCGACGATGTGCTTGCGGGAGAGACCGCGGGTGTTTGGCTCCTTGCGACCAGTACCGAAGAAgaccttggtggtgaggacgtACTCATCGCGGGGCCAGGCGAGCTCCTTGAGAGCTTGTCCCATCTCGACTTCAGACTCGCCATTTGCATATGTCTCGGCCGTGTCGAAGGTTTGCTGACAAATCTGTTAGCCACCCCCTAACTAAACTCGTTTGCGAACTGTGAACTTACAATACCGTGATCCCAAGCAGTCTGGAGAATCTTCTTAACAATCTCTCCCTTCTGGGTGCCGCCGTATGTGAGCCACCCGCCAAGCgagaaaagagaaacctGCAACCCGGTGTTCCCAAGGTACCGGAACTTCATTTCCTTGGGATCATAGGCGCTTTGTACAACAGGCATGATGGGCAGATGTTTGATGGAGATTGGAGGAATGGTTTGACAATAAACGGGACAGAACTTGGGATGGAATAGGGATCAATTGGAAGCCAGATCATGGGCCCAGGAAGCATTTATGAACGGGTTAAGACCGAGATGAAGGCGGACTTTGGGGAGTTTATGACGAAAAGCCGCGGGGGGTGTTCTCCTCTTTGCTGTTCCCGCTCAAGAGGAGAGCTCTCCCGCCCCAATTGTGGAGAGACCCCAATGATCGCAACAGCTATTGGCATTGTGACGACATCCATTGTTTTTTATCCGCCATCGGGCTTTCCTCTTTGCGCTTGGTTAGCTTGGAGCTAGGCCCAGGCAGTGGGGGTGCTCAACAACCGCCAAAGTTCCTGagtgaggtggagggtggtggtgtgtgtcaAGCGCCTACTGCTTGGGCGTCGCAGGAGGGACCATTACCAATGGGAACTTTCTAGTATTTTATTTCTAGCTGCCGAGGCAGGCGGGCTGCTTTCTTCCTCTGGTGACCAGCATCCTCGAGGTTGGGAAGAAACATTATCCCTGAACGACCCCGCGGCAGTGGGGAACCCCGCAGTTTGCTGATGGGTGCATTCAATCGATGGTGGGGCATTT from Podospora pseudoanserina strain CBS 124.78 chromosome 1, whole genome shotgun sequence includes:
- a CDS encoding hypothetical protein (COG:C; EggNog:ENOG503NW10); translated protein: MPVVQSAYDPKEMKFRYLGNTGLQVSLFSLGGWLTYGGTQKGEIVKKILQTAWDHGIQTFDTAETYANGESEVEMGQALKELAWPRDEYVLTTKVFFGTGRKEPNTRGLSRKHIVEGLKSSLARLQQPYVDVVFAHRPDPTVPMLEIVEAFTQVIRNLNLAYYWGTSEWSAAQITDAIRLAEKHNLIAPVVEQPQYNAFHRERFEVEYADLYKHHGYGTTIWSPLASGILTGKYNDGIPEDSRFATNKAFFENTVKELKSEAGQAKIEKVRKLTKIAERLGGSVSQLALAWAASNPNVSTVILGATKIEQLEDNIGALKLLEKLTPDVLEEIEGVLDNKPPGPNTFGRQRKL